A single genomic interval of Anopheles marshallii chromosome 2, idAnoMarsDA_429_01, whole genome shotgun sequence harbors:
- the LOC128718657 gene encoding zinc finger protein 26-like produces MASVTRKLLNICRFCLCQDESKLRPIEKILPLTVKDVERFTGIKINTQENISYAICFDCTQKLKTSADFLQFCLNNNADFEQLRRVVEASANNVPNRTVQPATYQDRDPLELHFVIKDDDDNEDEEVEEPIVEIYDDGEDCKHDEEDDTVNDANIEDHKAWNDRVDNYSANYIDIGEYSENDEYEPDYKYSTFSNNSINKFEGWTQLNAVNNRDKEPQVVEIVTHRTSKTFLPQQLCNLCGKLITNIKAHLASHANDRKYACPHCPLRMTSKSNMDKHIKSVHLKVKVKTCSICDKSFSNNTSYTAHMVSNTVHDDSGIRYTCTVCSSMYKHKSGLKLHMQRAHSNIRNLACNICGKLFKIRQTLRYHMRVHSTDQPFPCSKCPKRFKSKYAMKTHELTHSEITFDCALCVKKYRYKSLLNMHIRKIHMHLEKVELPEEDESTEHSMISHIKTIHLKMIGKTCTICGKGFIHHKTYKYHMLTHQSEGKRFECKACSKTFVNAVYLRDHFNRLHNIARKN; encoded by the exons ATGGCATCAGTGACGCGAAAATTACTTAATATTTGTCGATTTTGTCTGTGCCAGGACGAAAGTAAGCTTCGCCCAATCGAAAAAATACTGCCGCTTACGGTAAAAGACGTGGAACGGTTCACCGGTATAAAG ATAAACACGCAAGAAAATATATCTTATGCGATATGCTTCGACTGtacacaaaaattgaaaacctcAGCCGATTTTCTTCAGTTCTGTTTAAACAACAATGCAGATTTCGAACAGTTGCGAAGGGTAGTAGAAGCCAGTGCTAATAATGTGCCTAATAGAACAGTTCAACCAGCAACGTACCAAGATAGGGATCCGCTAGAATTACATTTTGTTAtcaaagatgatgatgataatgaggACGAGGAAGTAGAAGAGCCTATTGTTGAAATTTACGATGATGGCGAAGATTGTAAGCATGATGAAGAAGATGATACTGTTAATGATGCTAACATTGAAGACCATAAAGCATGGAACGATCGAGTAGACAACTACTCTGCCAATTACATCGATATTGGAGAATATTCGGAAAATGATGAATATGAGCCTGACtataaatattcaacattttcaaataataGCATAAACAAGTTTGAAGGATGGACTCAGCTCAATGCAGTAAACAACCGGGATAAGGAACCGCAAGTGGTCGAAATTGTAACTCATCGAACGAGTAAAACGTTTCTTCCCCAGCAATTATGCAACTTGTGCGGTAAGCTAATTACAAACATAAAAGCCCACCTAGCGTCACATGCAAATGATAGGAAATATGCTTGTCCACACTGCCCGTTGAGGATGACCAGTAAAAGTAATATGGACAAGCATATAAAGAGCGTGCACCTCAAAGTCAAAGTAAAAACGTGCTCCATCTGCGACAAAAGTTTCAGCAACAATACTTCCTACACAGCGCATATGGTAAGT AATACTGTTCACGATGATAGTGGTATACGGTATACGTGTACGGTGTGCTCGAGCATGTATAAACACAAATCAGGCTTAAAGTTACACATGCAGAGAGCCCATTCAAACATTAGGAATTTGGCATGTAATATATGTGGCAAGTTGTTTAAAATACG CCAAACGCTGCGCTATCACATGAGAGTCCATTCGACAGACCAACCGTTCCCGTGCAGCAAGTGTCCCAAACGGTTTAAAAGTAAATATGCTATGAAAACTCACGAACTAACGCATAGTGAAATAACGTTCGACTGTGCCCTTTGTGTGAAAAAATACCGTTACAAATCACTGCTCAACATGCACATCAGAAAGATACACATGCACCTAGAGAAGGTGGAACTTCCAGAGGAAGACGAATCTACGGAGCACAGTATGA TATCGCACATCAAAACTATACATTTGAAGATGATAGGGAAAACATGTACCATCTGTGGGAAAGGCTTTATCCACCATAAAACCTACAAATATCATATG CTTACCCATCAAAGTGAGGGGAAAAGATTCGAATGCAAGGCATGTTCCAAAACGTTCGTGAACGCTGTTTACTTGAGAGACCATTTCAATAGACTGCATAACATTGCACGGAAGAACTGA
- the LOC128709705 gene encoding serine/threonine-protein phosphatase 2A regulatory subunit B'' subunit gamma-like produces the protein MSNFREKLLANLDKSKQSDLHQQYPAKAADEIEDILFQKFRTEQATSSGGNKSPDLRQTQTQTDDSTADTYRYIPRFHFELPKSADSLAQKLREEARTLFLQKRSKELLDNGEFKLLWSLLEKHHSPPLVGEEQYINYENYCKVGIIAGEKFCRYLTATTFARLLASSSNPGKISVISLFNYTMRKVWLQQTRIGLSLYDYTGQGFLSESDMESYILELIPTFPQLEGLEKSFHSFYVCTTVRKFFFFLDPLRTGRIRIRDVLTCSFLDDLLELRDEEIPKDAQELNWFSAPSALSVYGHYLNLDKDHNGMLSKKELIGYGSGTLTPIFLERVFAECLTYDGEMDYKTYLDFVLALENRSEPQSLHYLFRILDVEHKGYLTAFTLNYFFKGIQEELSAHRAEPINFDDVKDEIFDMVKPTDPTRITLKDLISCGHGETVVSILIEFHKFWAYENREVMVTSTASDDTHNL, from the exons atGAGTAATTTCCGTGAAAAACTGTTGGCTAATCTggacaaaagcaaacaaagtg ATCTACACCAGCAGTATCCTGCAAAGGCGGCCGATGAAATTGAGGATATACTTTTTCAAAAGTTTCGAACCGAACAGGCAACCAGCAGTGGGGGCAATAAATCGCCAGATCTACGACAGacgcaaacgcaaaccgaTGATTCCACTGCCGACACGTACCGTTACATTCCCCGGTTTCACTTCGAGCTGCCGAAGAGCGCGGACTCGCTAGCGCAAAAGTTGCGCGAAGAAGCACGGACACTGTTTCTCCAGAAGCGTAGCAAGGAGCTACTCGATAATGGCGAGTTTAAGCTACTGTGGAGTTTACTGGAGAAGCACCATTCGCCACCGTTGGTGGGTGAGGAGCAGTACATCAACTACGAGAACTACTGCAAGGTGGGCATAATTGCAGGGGAGAAATTTTGCCGATATCTTACAGCGACAACATTTGCACGGCTGTTGGCTTCGAGCAGTAATCCGGGCAAGATCAGTGTGATCTCGCTGTTTAACTACACAATGCGCAAGGTTTGGTTGCAGCAGACGCGAATCGGTCTCTCGCTGTACGACTACACTGGCCAGGGTTTCTTGAGCGAGTCCGACATGGAGTCTTACATTCTGGAGTTGATACCGACCTTTCCGCAGTTGGAAGGGCTGGAAAAGTCGTTCCATAGTTTCTACGTTTGCACGACGGTGCGcaagtttttcttctttctcgaCCCATTGCGCACCGGCCGCATTCGGATACGGGACGTACTAACGTGCAGCTTTCTGGACGATCTGCTCGAACTGCGCGATGAAGAAATTCCGAAGGATGCACAGGAGTTGAACTGGTTCTCAGCACCGTCGGCACTGTCTGTGTATGGGCACTATCTTAACCTCGACAAAGATCACAACGGGATGCTAAGCAAGAAGGAACTGATAGGGTACGGATCGGGCACACTAACGCCCATCTTTCTCGAGCGTGTGTTTGCCGAATGTCTTACATACGACGGTGAGATGGACTACAAGACATATCTCGACTTTGTGCTGGCGCTCGAGAATCGCTCCGAGCCGCAAAGTTTGCACTACCTGTTTCGCATCCTGGACGTCGAACATAAGGGCTATCTGACCGCATTTACGCTGAACTATTTTTTCAAGGGCATACAGGAGGAATTATCCGCCCACCGGGCCGAACCTATAAACTTTGACGATGTCAAGGATGAAATTTTCGACATGGTTAAACCGACTGATCCGACCCGTATCACGCTGAAGGATCTGATAAGCTGCGGTCATGGAGAGACGGTCGTTTCCATACTGATTGAGTTCCACAAGTTCTGGGCGTACGAAAACCGGGAGGTAATGGTAACATCGACCGCTAGTGATGATACGCACAATTTATGA
- the LOC128718658 gene encoding zinc finger protein 37-like has product MASVTRKLLNICRFCLCQDESKLRPIENILPLTVKDVERFTGIKINTQENISYAMCFDCTHKLEVASNFLQFCLNNNADFERLLKIAKASARNVPKRTIHPSRQLESDPLDLHYVITADDDEVDDEEIGKEVIEIFDDDDDEEEEEEEHDNDANDHHLKTQDQKARNDRAENYSANYIDIGEYSESDEHEPRYECLAFSNNSIINKTDTWNQLNSANTPVENPQVREIITHRTRKSYHPQQLCNLCGKLVTHIRGHLDSHANERRHACPHCPVKMTSKGNLVKHIHGVHLKLISKTCGICGRGFTNKNSYASHMVAGHGIGDRYTCTLCSRIFNHKSSLSDHMRRAHSNARNLACETCGKSFKVRRALKIHMNVHSTDQPYPCGKCPKRFKSSYARKIHELTHSGIVFECALCGKTYRYKSLLNVHLKKMHPESAEFPDEDESPERSMSNE; this is encoded by the exons ATGGCATCAGTGACGCGAAAATTACTTAATATTTGTCGATTTTGTCTGTGCCAGGACGAAAGTAAGCTTCGCCCAATCGAAAATATACTGCCGCTTACGGTAAAAGACGTGGAACGGTTCACCGGTATAAAG ATAAACACGCAAGAAAATATATCTTATGCGATGTGCTTCGACTGTACACACAAATTGGAAGTCGCGTCCAATtttcttcagttttgtttaaacAACAATGCAGATTTCGAACGGTTACTAAAAATAGCTAAGGCCAGTGCTAGGAATGTGCCCAAAAGGACAATTCATCCATCAAGGCAACTAGAAAGCGATCCACTAGATTTACATTATGTTATCACAGCTGATGACGATGAAGTAGATGATGAGGAAATAGGAAAGGAAgtcattgaaatttttgatgacgacgatgatgaagaagaagaagaagaggaacaTGATAATGATGCTAATGATCACCACTTGAAAACTCAAGACCAGAAAGCAAGGAACGATCGAGCAGAGAACTACTCGGCCAATTACATCGATATTGGCGAATATTCGGAAAGCGATGAACATGAGCCTAGATATGAATGTTTGGCTTTCTCAAACAATAGCATAATCAACAAAACTGACACTTGGAATCAGCTCAATTCAGCAAACACCCCAGTTGAAAACCCGCAGGTGCGAGAAATTATAACTCATCGGACTAGAAAATCGTATCATCCACAGCAATTGTGCAATTTGTGCGGTAAGCTAGTTACACACATTAGAGGCCACTTAGACTCACATGCAAATGAAAGGAGACATGCTTGTCCACACTGTCCGGTTAAGATGACCAGTAAAGGTAACCTGGTCAAGCATATACATGGTGTGCACCTGAAACTTATATCCAAAACATGCGGCATCTGCGGCAGGGGTTTCACCAATAAAAATTCTTACGCATCGCATATG GTTGCTGGCCATGGCATTGGTGATCGGTATACGTGTACTTTGTGCTCGAGAATATTTAATCACAAATCAAGCTTAAGCGATCACATGCGGCGAGCTCATTCGAACGCTAGAAACTTGGCATGTGAAACATGCGGCAAATCGTTCAAAGTCCG GCGAGCGTTGAAAATTCACATGAATGTCCATTCGACAGACCAACCGTACCCGTGCGGCAAATGTCCGAAGCGATTTAAAAGCAGCTATGCAAGGAAAATTCATGAACTTACCCACAGTGGAATAGTTTTTGAATGTGCACTTTGTGGAAAAACGTACCGCTACAAATCACTGCTCAACGTGCACCTTAAAAAGATGCACCCCGAATCGGCAGAGTTTCCAGATGAGGACGAATCTCCGGAGCGCAGCATGAGCAATGAATGA
- the LOC128708641 gene encoding protein angel homolog 2, translating to MKRLLSVFIDHRLLKTFSRHFCNRWRRFGDVPAGCWPIANKMNQSAAQNGQFSRCLNQNVNYDTHRRWEPVRGNGNNSSKGYKPKNSSNLCARERVEFTLMSYNILAQDLLNSHVALYNEHDPQALPWKQRSKRLMAEIDTVKPDILCVQELQESHADSFCTGLKQDYGMLYKKRTGGDKTDGCALFYRRDLFDLVTHHKVEFYQPNVNKLNRENVAIIAKLSLKANPRARLIVSTTHLLYNPKRQDVRLAQVQVLLAEIDRLAFSGTMPNGIPRYDPIILCGDFNLQPFTAPYELLTKGYLRYDRLESRSLKPATSQRHGYNEKLGKYFLPPALGITDQCQHNALRDREKAHPGQIPPSHMTKLHNSNHRHDKSATNGSETSAPDLSPSKPGTRSDFSSGSLSHRFVLNSAYHHYGPEAEERQQATTFHYEWVTVDYLFYTPYRSVAECNRTLPNWNLELLKIYSLPTVQQCCWEIGYIPNKLYGSDHFSLAGRFLLTIPKDEQ from the exons ATGAAACGGCTGCTATCGGTATTTATCGATCATCGACTGCTCAAAACCTTTAGCCGCCATTTCTGCAACCGGTGGCGTAGGTTCGGCGATGTCCCGGCTGGCTGCTGGCCGATAGCGAACAAAATGAATCAGTCGGCTGCTCAAAACGGTCAGTTCAGCCGTTGCCTTAATCAGAATGTCAACTACGATACGCATCGTCGCTGGGAACCGGTCCGAGGGAATGGAAACAATAGTTCAAAGGGTTACAAACCAAAAAACTCCTCGAATTTGTGCGCCAGGGAACGGGTCGAGTTTACGCTGATGAGCTACAACATATTGGCGCAAGATTTGCTCAATTCTCATGTCGCACTTTACAATGAGCACGATCCGCAGGCGCTTCCGTGGAAGCAGCGCTCTAAAAGACTGATGGCAGAGATAGACACCGTCAAGCCGGATATACTTTGCGTACAGGAACTGCAGGAGTCTCATGCCGATTCGTTTTGCACAGGGTTGAAGCAGGATTACGGCATGCTGTACAAAAAGCGAACGGGTGGTGACAAAACGGACGGCTGTGCACTGTTTTATCGGCGCGATCTATTCGATCTCGTCACTCACCATAAAGTAGAATTTTACCAACCCAACGTTAAT AAATTGAACCGGGAAAATGTAGCTATTATAGCAAAACTGTCGCTGAAAGCAAACCCACGAGCCAGGCTCATCGTTTCAACTACCCACCTTCTTTACAATCCGAAGCGGCAGGACGTTCGGTTAGCCCAGGTGCAGGTTCTGTTGGCCGAAATAGACCGTCTTGCGTTTAGTGGCACGATGCCAAACGGAATACCCCGGTACGATCCCATCATATTGTGCGGTGATTTCAACCTGCAGCCGTTCACTGCACCGTACGAGTTGCTGACCAAAGGGTACTTGCGCTACGACCGGCTGGAATCGCGCTCACTCAAACCAGCAACTTCCCAGCGACACGGTTACAATGAAAAGCTTGGCAAATATTTCCTTCCGCCGGCACTGGGAATTACCGACCAGTGTCAGCACAATGCGTTACGTGACCGGGAGAAAGCTCACCCTGGTCAGATTCCACCTTCGCACATGACAAAG ctTCACAATTCAAACCATCGCCATGATAAATCGGCTACGAATGGTTCGGAAACCAGTGCGCCGGATTTATCCCCGTCCAAGCCTGGCACGCGTAGCGATTTTTCTTCCGGTTCGCTGAGCCACCGTTTTGTGCTAAACTCCGCCTACCATCATTATGGACCTGAAGCGGAAGAACGACAACAGGCGACGACGTTTCATTACGAATGGGTCACGGTTGACTATCTGTTCTACACGCCGTACCGCTCGGTGGCGGAATGTAATCGTACACTGCCCAACTGGAATCTGGAGCTGCTGAAAATCTACTCGTTGCCAACCGTGCAGCAGTGCTGTTGGGAGATTGGCTACATACCAAACAAGCTGTACGGTTCCGATCACTTTTCGTTGGCCGGTCGCTTTTTGCTTACCATTCCCAAAGACGAACAGTGA
- the LOC128709706 gene encoding sphingolipid delta(4)-desaturase DES1-like — MGQRVSRTDFEWVYDDQPHTWRRQEMVKKYPQIKKLFGPDPKFKYIVSAMVLTQIVMLYVMQNQSWPMIVLVAYCFGGVINHSLMLANHEISHNMAFGYARPLANRYFGMWCNLPIGVPMSVSFKKYHNLHHRHLADDDLDPDVPTLLEAKLFCTTFGKFIWVCLQPFFYGLRPLFVNPLPVTRLEMINTAVQLTFNALVVLVFGWRMMAYLLIGSVLAMGLHPVAGHFIAEHYMFAKGFETYSYYGPLNWITFNVGYHNEHHDFPAIPGSRLPDLKKIAPEYYETMPQHTSWVRVLYDFVTDPAVGPYARIKRKSLDKPKTTATKSIGLINDSWQPEVEQKKR, encoded by the coding sequence ATGGGTCAACGCGTTTCCCGGACGGATTTCGAGTGGGTGTACGATGACCAACCGCACACCTGGCGAAGGcaggaaatggtgaaaaagtATCCCCAGATCAAGAAACTGTTCGGACCGGATCCAAAGTTTAAGTATATCGTGTCCGCGATGGTGCTGACGCAAATCGTGATGCTGTACGTGATGCAGAACCAATCGTGGCCCATGATCGTGCTGGTGGCCTACTGCTTCGGTGGTGTTATCAATCACTCGCTAATGCTGGCAAACCACGAGATATCGCACAACATGGCGTTCGGGTACGCACGTCCACTTGCCAACCGGTACTTTGGGATGTGGTGCAATCTGCCCATCGGTGTGCCGATGTCGGTTTCGTTTAAAAAGTATCACAACCTGCACCATCGCCACCTGGCGGACGACGATCTCGATCCGGATGTGCCCACGCTGCTCGAAGCGAAACTGTTCTGTACCACCTTCGGCAAGTTCATCTGGGTTTGCCTGCAGCCGTTCTTCTACGGACTTCGGCCCTTGTTCGTGAATCCGTTACCGGTGACGAGGCTGGAAATGATCAACACCGCGGTACAGTTAACGTTTAACGCGCTGGTCGTGCTCGTGTTCGGATGGCGTATGATGGCTTACTTGCTGATCGGGTCGGTACTGGCCATGGGGCTGCATCCGGTCGCCGGACACTTTATTGCCGAGCATTACATGTTTGCGAAAGGATTTGAAACGTACTCGTACTATGGACCGCTCAACTGGATTACGTTTAACGTCGGGTACCACAACGAACATCATGATTTTCCGGCCATCCCAGGCAGCCGTTTGCCGGACCTAAAGAAGATCGCACCTGAGTACTACGAAACGATGCCGCAGCACACCTCCTGGGTGCGGGTACTGTACGATTTTGTTACCGATCCGGCGGTTGGGCCATACGCTAGAATCAAGCGCAAAAGCCTGGACAAACCGAAAACGACAGCCACCAAATCGATTGGCCTAATCAATGACTCATGGCAACCTGAAGTAGAGCAGAAGAAAAGATAA
- the LOC128708918 gene encoding PR domain zinc finger protein 5-like → MANTSQEMFNICRFCLCQDEAYLIPLTSLSEFAITMQDLVLFSGIQINADQTGTYAMCLECTNKLKISATFRNTCLSNDALFQELCAVLAASAESTRDETVEYLESDDIVADTDCLDRFDDESMEYYSDKWSPKSNQEVLYEEEYIQEYLQDTIPNVSEELVAEDDFSYSANYIELGESLPGDDESGTDNFGRPFYDNIAKRSHFVKRKGDIPLPAIMHGDAPNPIKTDYDWFEKDRPTGKRKQHLCDTCGLLTNHLKSHTVNHLKDFGETCPHCSKKFKHKTNLVSHIKTVHLKMIGKTCSICGKGFIHHKTYKYHMLTHQSEGKRFECKACSKTFVNAVYLRDHFNRLHNIARKN, encoded by the exons ATGGCAAATACTTCGCAGGAAATGTTCAATATTTGTCGCTTCTGTTTGTGCCAGGACGAAGCATATTTAATTCCTTTAACAAGTTTGTCAGAATTTGCAATCACCATGCAAGATTTAGTGCTTTTTAGCGGTATACAG ATAAATGCGGACCAAACAGGGACATACGCAATGTGTCTGGAATgtacaaacaaattgaaaatttctGCCACCTTCCGGAATACCTGCCTAAGTAATGACGCTCTTTTTCAAGAGCTATGCGCCGTCTTGGCTGCCAGTGCTGAATCAACGCGGGATGAGACTGTTGAATATTTAGAAAGTGATGATATTGTTGCGGACACGGATTGTTTGGACAGATTCGATGATGAATCTATGGAATATTATTCCGACAAATGGAGTCCAAAGAGTAACCAGGAAGTCTTGTACGAGGAAGAGTACATACAAGAATATCTGCAAGACACAATTCCAAACGTTAGTGAAGAGCTCGTGGCCGAGGATGACTTTTCATACTCCGCTAACTATATCGAACTCGGTGAATCATTGCCGGGTGATGACGAATCCGGAACAGATAATTTTGGTCGGCCATTTTACGATAATATAGCCAAGAGGTCACACTTTGTTAAACGCAAGGGAGATATTCCGCTGCCTGCTATAATGCACGGTGATGCTCCCAATCCGATCAAAACAGATTACGACTGGTTTGAAAAAGATCGTCCAACtggcaaacgcaaacaacatCTTTGTGACACGTGCGGTTTATTGACGAATCATCTGAAAAGTCACACAGTAAACCATCTGAAGGATTTCGGCGAAACATGTCCCCATTGCTCgaaaaaattcaaacataaaaccaacttAGTATCGCACATCAAAACTGTACATTTGAAGATGATAGGGAAAACATGTTCCATCTGTGGGAAAGGCTTTATCCACCATAAAACCTACAAATATCATATG CTTACCCATCAAAGTGAGGGGAAAAGATTCGAATGCAAGGCATGTTCCAAAACGTTCGTGAACGCTGTTTACTTGAGAGACCATTTCAATAGACTGCATAACATTGCACGGAAGAACTGA